Proteins found in one Fusarium keratoplasticum isolate Fu6.1 chromosome 12, whole genome shotgun sequence genomic segment:
- a CDS encoding ADH-zinc-N domain-containing protein yields MAAQEAFPEITKSLIVPAFNEPLVLEKSLTPTATAPGTALVRILSTSVRPHNRNGFAGKGFLSFALPFAPGDTAVARVLSVGDGAVAVKPGQLVFINGFVAARDDPDGTRVLIGLHDGGGKARDVEIFELYKGLWRDTATMPIENCLVLNEAILRDQMGYSYADLNYIQRLAVAYGGVSAADLRTGETVIVAPATGHFSGAVAEIAAQIGCRVIALSRSASKLEPLTSRYPRITALELTGDTEKDLAAIRKLCPEGADAFIDISPPQATASPHHLSVSLDSLRPFGRAVFLGAMMGVSVNYMSLMTRNITIKGQFMYTRAELVSLIKLIETGVLKLGKDAGHETVGGGFALEDWEEALVVAEGATAWGQQVVFTP; encoded by the coding sequence ATGGCTGCTCAGGAGGCCTTCCCGGAGATAACCAAATCACTCATCGTCCCTGCGTTCAACGAGCCTCTCGTCTTGGAGAAGTCTCTGACCCCAACCGCGACAGCCCCAGGAACCGCCTTGGTGCGTATTCTGAGCACCTCTGTACGACCTCACAACCGCAATGGCTTTGCAGGAAAGGGCTTTCTTTCCTTCGCTCTCCCCTTTGCCCCCGGAGACACTGCCGTTGCCCGAGTTCTCTCTGTCGGAGATGGTGCCGTCGCTGTGAAGCCAGGTCAActcgtcttcatcaatgGTTTCGTCGCCGCCAGAGATGATCCTGATGGAACTAGAGTCTTGATCGGTCTTCATGACGGCGGTGGCAAGGCGCGAGATGTCGAGATTTTTGAATTGTACAAGGGTCTCTGGAGAGATACTGCCACCATGCCGATTGAGAACTGCTTGGTCCTTAACGAGGCGATTCTGAGGGACCAAATGGGCTACTCTTACGCCGACTTGAACTACATCCAACGTCTGGCTGTTGCATATGGCGGCGTCAGCGCTGCTGATCTCCGTACAGGAGAGACCGTCATTGTTGCACCTGCGACTGGCCACTTCTCCGGTGCTGTCGCCGAGATCGCCGCACAGATTGGCTGTCGAGTGATTGCACTCTCACGCTCAGCTTCTAAGCTGGAGCCTCTTACAAGTCGCTACCCTCGCATCACCGCCCTTGAACTCACCGGCGATACCGAAAAAGACCTCGCGGCAATTCGGAAACTCTGCCCTGAAGGCGCAGACGCGTTCATCGACATCTCGCCCCCACAAGCAACCGCATCCCCGCACCATCTCTCCGTCTCCCTCGACTCACTCCGACCCTTCGGTCGTGCCGTCTTCCTTGGTGCCATGATGGGTGTTAGCGTCAACTATATGAGCCTGATGACTCGCAACATTACCATCAAAGGCCAGTTCATGTACACGCGGGCGGAGCTAGTCTCACTCATCAAGTTGATCGAGACTGGGGTCTTGAAACTCGGCAAGGATGCTGGGCATGAGACCGTGGGCGGTGGGTTCGCGCTTGAGGATTGGGAGGAGGCGCTTGTAGTTGCGGAGGGGGCTACGGCATGGGGTCAACAGGTCGTGTTTACACCCTGA
- a CDS encoding Zn(2)-C6 fungal-type domain-containing protein has protein sequence MNQDLSKYTTTFRASQPRRIKRNRQTVSCCSCRSRKLKCDREQPCGACRKRGEENACRFGPAPKRVSSSAGKDELRKELRHMKLILEALAEKSGTGSDVSHSQLAESINRMQKALDADETTVPAEPASAHHDIDVVFGSMSPTTLPEIHRALPSRQATDSMIAAYFNARYLTAPFIHAHQFRRQYDLFWNSPEPVDFLWVSILFSVLAIGAVVTNAKGTSPIPVDPSTYLNMAARCLLAGQYLEAEEFSIEALTMYSHSRFTIRGSQDVALHSLCGLIVRLAQLRGYHRVPPDPSLALTPFQAEMRRRVWFIIQFYDVLCAFGRGLPSLIHEDNCHTGHPTNVTDDDFDEDSAFLSPRPLTDSQSMAACVYQSMLLPILRRIIRHALGLKACTYPDAILLGHELETWYLSIPPYLRARSIRSTAFTDQSHTVMDRIMLELLYSMGNSILYRPFLDLTKPQDQLSQVSLAICRRMAMRGVRAYIEVDRELQRGGRLHEDRYIAINLSSSDFMVWKILAPLEFADCPDMPIQESSNVKGMLETACQMWSARAATSMHASEASRVLRVISGQIQIAQHWVMEIPYDTSTFYCAEDMGNEDQTQLVPQYEENEALALSVPEAPSFDALLADIDWGSIDNYLRYDMSNETTSGHLFAN, from the exons ATGAACCAGGACCTTTCCAAGTACACTACCACCTTTCGCGCATCGCAACCTCGTCGCATCAAGCGCAACCGGCAAACAGTCTCATGCTGTAGCTGCCGATCACGGAAACTAAAGTGTGACAGAGAGCAGCCTTGCGGGGCTTGCCGGAAACGGGGTGAGGAGAACGCGTGCCGATTTGGACCAGCCCCGAAACGTGTCTCTTCATCTGCTGGAAAAGATGAGCTCCGGAAGGAATTGAGGCATATGAAGCTTATTCTTGAAGCCTTGGCTGAAAAGTCTGGAACGGGAAGTGATGTCTCGCACAGCCAACTGGCCGAAAGCATCAACCGCATGCAGAAGGCTCTCGATGCGGACGAAACCACTGTACCTGCAGAACCCGCAAGCGCACATCATGACATTGATGTGGTATTTGGATCAATGTCGCCTACAACTCTCCCTGAGATCCACAGGGCGTTGCCGAGTCGACAAGCCACGGACAGCATGATCGCTGCGTATTTCAACGCACGATATTTGACTGCTCCGTTTATCCATGCTCACCAGTTCAGGAGGCAGTATGACCTGTTCTGGAACTCTCCAGAGCCTGTGGATTTCCTCTGGGTCAGCATATTGTTTTCCGTCTTGGCAATCGGAGCTGTTGTGACGAATGCAAAGGGGACCAGCCCCATACCGGTTGACCCGTCGACATATCTGAACATGGCGGCGAGGTGTCTTTTGGCAGGTCAATAcctcgaggctgaagaaTTTTCGATCGAGGCCCTGACCATGTATTCCCACTCGAGATTTACTATACGGGGAAGCCAGGATGTTGCTCTACATTCTTTATGTGGCTTGATTGTTCGGTTGGCTCAACTACGAGGTTATCATCGCGTCCCGCCTGATCCCTCGCTTGCACTCACCCCGTTTCAAGCCGAGATGAGAAGACGGGTGTGGTTTATCATTCAGTTTTACGACGTTCTCTGCGCTTTTGGGCGAGGATTGCCGTCTCTTATACACGAGGATAACTGTCATACTGGTCATCCAACAAATGTCACTGATGATGACTTTGATGAAGACAGCGCGTTTTTATCCCCTCGGCCGTTGACGGACTCTCAGAGCATGGCCGCATGTGTTTACCAATCCATGTTGCTCCCAATCCTGCGCCGCATCATCCGTCATGCTCTTGGGCTTAAAGCTTGCACTTACCCAGATGCCATACTCCTGGGCCATGAGCTGGAAACGTGGTACCTGTCGATACCACCCTACTTACGCGCACGCTCGATCCGGAGCACCGCCTTTACCGACCAAAGTCACACGGTCATGGATAGAATCATGCTGGAGCTTCTGTACTCGATGGGTAACAGCATACTCTATCGGCCGTTTCTCGATCTCACCAAGCCCCAAGACCAACTGTCTCAGGTGTCCCTGGCTATCTGCCGAAGGATGGCAATGAGAGGTGTGAGGGCATATATCGAAGTAGATCGAGAGCTGCAAAGAGGAGGGCGACTGCACGAGGATCGCTACATCGCAATCAATTTGTCTAGCAGTGACTTTATGGTCTGGAAGATTCTGGCACCCCTTGAATTCGCCGACTGCCCAGATATGCC TATTCAAGAAAGCAGCAATGTTAAAGGCATGCTGGAGACAGCTTGTCAAATGTGGTCTGCCAGAGCAGCCACCTCCATGCATGCATCCGAAGCCTCGAGGGTTCTTCGAGTGATTTCGGGTCAGATTCAAATCGCCCAACACTGGGTGATGGAGATTCCCTACGATACCTCGACTTTTTATTGTGCAGAGGATATGGGGAATGAGGACCAAACCCAGCTGGTACCACAGTATGAGGAAAATGAGGCCCTGGCTCTCAGCGTCCCAGAGGCTCCATCATTCGACGCGTTGTTAGCCGACATCGACTGG GGTTCTATCGATAATTATCTCCGCTACGACATGTCAAATGAAACGACATCAGGTCATTTGTTTGCCAATTAA
- a CDS encoding hypothetical protein (Expressed protein), which yields MSSLPEHPKPFPRGSAEEIPGYPSARARYVPATVFGVETSSFDYNSPLPTANPDLTVWVLMHAINGCSSKVIKRLSEGRPIRQLELRTKVDSRSLKPIPYNINLRNSQNCDAMIRHLYGEELDEEDQCAKCKDSKGALIGCVVCPDIVPNCANCDWNRSGGQCSLGGGVSARRRAKRRPAPESESEAQEEEDTNSLWEVFNDMDPATLTRLSVVLSEAAKRTGHTRR from the exons ATGTCTTCCCTGCCTGAGCACCCCAAGCCCTTCCCCCGTGGCAGCGCTGAGGAGATCCCTGGCTACCCCTCTGCCAGGGCTCGTTATGTGCCTGCGACTGTTTTTGGCGTGGAGACGAGCTCCTTTGACTACAATTCGCCTCTGCCGACCGCTAACCCGGACCTGACGGTCTGGGTGCTCATGCATGCCATCAATGGCTGCTCGagcaaggtcatcaagcGTCTCAGTGAGGGTCGC CCTATCCGCCAGCTGGAGCTGCGCACCAAGGTTGACAGCCGGTCACTCAAGCCGATTCCCTACAACATCAATCTGAGAAACAGCCAGAACTGCGATGCCATGATCAGGCACCTGTACGGCGAagagctggacgaggaggaccAGTGCGCCAAGTGCAAGGACTCCAAGGGAGCCCTGATCGGCTGCGTTGTCTGCCCCGACATTGTCCCCAACTGCGCCAACTGTGATTGGAACCGCTCGGGAGGGCAATGCTCCCTGGGCGGCGGCGTCAGTG CGAGGCGCCGTGCCAAGCGCAGGCCCGCTCCTGAGTCGGAGAGCGAGGcccaagaggaagaggacaCCAACAGCCTCTGGGAGGTGTTCAATGACATGGATCCTGCCACCCTGACCAGACTCTCGGTTGTCTTGtccgaggctgccaagcgCACTGGTCACACCCGTCGCTAA
- a CDS encoding MFS domain-containing protein has translation MDRRASGDQPIERDVQLSPMGASGLADPPGGNQQSGDKEAVPQPEPEPEPASSPTTEDQDKYLQGWRLWALTIALWISLFLSTLETTIVSTSLVSITDALNGFILRDWIVTSYLLTYTGFLTIYAKLSDIFGKKTMLLLAIAIFTVFSGLCGAANGMVELIILRAFQGVGASGIFSIIMTLAPTLISLNQYGKYMAIFSTLFIVANVLGPVLGGVISQHSDWRWVFLLNIPGGAVAFVLVAIFLPPSEASAQLPLRQVLRSKVQRSNWMRVDIVGMIFLLAASVLLVFALEEGGTRYPWKSAVVISTLVLAIVLSIAFGFWEVFLEKSNWRQEPVFPPSICKDRLSAAMLLTACFVGFPFVSMIVNIPQRAQAVYGVSPVQGGLTLLPLLLTSPLATAFSGFMTGNAKVPPFYLVLVASVLQVIGIGLTCSLPTDSKSVPKEQYGYEVLMGIGFGLGLTTLLTFARVVVSQQNLSVMMGALTQIRVLGGTVSLAICATILNNQLTPKLDRVVTPEQAAAIYDSISAVNDLNATQKAAVRQAFAEGYNLQNIFMTVMSALGLITSFFLWEKNPRKAG, from the exons ATGGACCGTCGTGCAAGTGGTGATCAACCCATAGAGCGTGACGTGCAACTATCACCCATGGGCGCTTCGGGATTAGCCGACCCGCCTGGAGGGAACCAGCAGAGCGGCGACAAAGAAGCTGTCCCACAACctgaaccagaaccagaacccGCTTCCAGCCCTACCACCGAAGACCAGGACAAGTATCTACAAGGCTGGCGACTATGGGCATTGACTATTGC CCTGTGGATCAGCTTATTCCTATCAACGCTCGAGACGACTATCGTTAGCACGTCGCTAGTATCCATCACCGATGCCCTCAATGGCTTTATCCTGCGCGATTGGATCGTCACTTCCTATCTCCTGACCTACACTG GCTTCCTTACAATATACGCCAAGTTGAGCGACATATTTGGGAAAAAGACcatgttgctgctggcaaTTGCCATCTTTACCGTCTTCTCCGGTCTTTGCGGAGCGGCGAATGGCATGGTAGAACT CATTATACTCCGAGCCTTCCAAGGCGTCGGCGCATCCGGGATattctccatcatcatgacccTGGCACCAACCCTGATATCGCTGAATCAATACGGAAAGTAcatggccatcttctcgaccctcttcatcgtcgccaaCGTCCTGGGCCCGGTACTTGGTGGCGTCATCAGCCAGCACTCTGACTGGCGCTGGGTCTTTTTGCTTAA TATTCCTGGAGGTGCAGTAGCattcgtcctcgtcgccatcttcctACCACCCTCCGAAGCTTCTGCACAACTTCCTCTCCGGCAGGTCCTACGCTCCAAGGTCCAACGTTCCAATTGGATGCGAGTTGACATTGTCGGCATGATATTCTTGCTGGCCGCATCAGTTCTTCTCGTCTTTGCgttggaagaaggaggcacTCGATACCCATGGAAAAGcgccgtcgtcatctcgACCCTCGTCCTGGCAATTGTGCTCAGCATAGCGTTTGGCTTTTGGGAAGTGTTTCTCGAAAAGTCAAACTGGAGACAGGAGCCGGTATTTCCTCCTAGCATCTGCAAAGACCGACTGTCTGCAGCTATGCTTCT GACTGCCTGCTTTGTTGGATTCCCTTTCGTGTCAATGATCGTCAACATTCCACAGAGAGCACAAGCTGTCTATGGCGTATCCCCAGTCCAGGGCGGCTTGACCCTGCTTCCCCTACTGTTGACCTCTCCATTGGCAACTGCTTTCTCAGGATTCATGACAGGCAATGCAAAGGTGCCTCCATTTTACCTCGTTCTCGTCGCCTCGGTTCTGCAGGTCATCGGCATTGGCTTGACATGCTCACTGCCGACCGATTCTAAAAGCGTACCTAAAGAGCAATATGGCTATGAGGTCCTGATGGGTATTGGgtttggtcttggccttACCACGCTCTTGACATTCGCTCGAGTTGTTGTCTCCCAGCAAAACCTTT CGGTCATGATGGGTGCCCTAACTCAGATCCGTGTCTTGGGAGGAACAGTCTCACTTGCAATCTG TGCTACTATTCTCAACAACCAATTAACACCCAAGCTGGACCGAGTTGTCACACCAGAGCAGGCGGCAGCCATTTACGATTCTATATCAGCCGTCAATGATCTTAATGCGACACAAAAGGCGGCTGTCAGGCAGGCATTTGCTGAAGGATACAACCTTCAGAACATCTTCATGACGGTCATGTCTGCACTTGGACTGATCACATCGTTTTTCCTTTGGGAGAAGAATCCACGGAAGGCAGGGTAA
- a CDS encoding NmrA domain-containing protein, protein MKTIAVAGGAGNVGSTIVDGLVEYGKHKIYVLSRKDRPSQGAVNYLRVDYDDPDAIAKAFEEAGVNIVICAIAVVNPEANQSQKNLILAAEKSATTERFVISSFDMLHVKEDIELSPLARYTFEAIDELEKTQLTYTRIANGWFLDYYGMPHWKTHLEPWINVMNVEKKWAVIPGDGNVKASFITSQDMSRFVARLMDLEKWNKVSPIIANTLSFSELVEMAEKARGCKFRVANDSLEKLQSGKISFHEDFPPIGYGEGDQAFFAMLHYQAAIGRYLVPRDYPPLDAEFPGLKITTPLEVMETAWKDK, encoded by the exons atgaagaccaTTGCAGTTGCAGGTGGAGCTGGAAACGTGGGAAGCACCATTGTCGACGGTCTCGTTGAGTATGGCAAGCACAAGATCTACGTCCTCTCTCGAAAG GATCGACCCTCGCAAGGGGCTGTTAACTATCTTCGGGTTGACTATGATGACCCtgatgccatcgccaaggcgtTCGAAGAGGCGGGGGTCAATATCGTTATCTGTGCTATTGCCGTCGTCAACCCAGAGGCCAATCAGTCCCAGAAGAACCTCATCCTTGCAGCCGAGAAATCAGCTACCACGGAGCGATTCGTCATCAGCAGCTTCGACATGCTGCACGTAAAAGA GGACATTGAACTCTCTCCTTTGGCGAGGTACACCTTTGAAGCAATTGATGAACTCGAAAAGACTCAGCTCACCTACACCCGCATCGCCAATGGTTGGTTCCTCGACTACTATGGCATGCCACACTGGAAGACTCACCTGGAACCATGGATCAACGTCATGAACGTGGAGAAGAAGTGGGCAGTCATCCCAGGAGACGGAAACGTCAAGGCCAGTTTCATTACTTCTCAGGACATGTCCAGATTCGTCGCCAGGTTGATGGATCTGGAGAAGTGGAACAAGGTCAGCCCGATTATTGCAAACACGTTGTCCTTCAGTGAGTTGGTTGAAATGGCAGAGAAGGCTCGAG GATGCAAGTTCCGGGTGGCAAACGATAgcctggagaagctccagtCAGGAAAAATCTCCTTCCACGAGGACTTCCCGCCCATTGGGTACGGCGAAGGTGACCAAGCTTTCTTCGCCATGCTTCACTATCAAGCCGCCATCGGACGATATCTCGTTCCAAGGGACTACCCTCCTCTAGACGCGGAGTTTCCGGGTCTCAAAATCACCACGCCTCTCGAAGTCATGGAAACTGCTTGGAAGGACAAATAG